From a region of the Methanobacterium sp. genome:
- a CDS encoding Tn3 family transposase, with protein sequence MALRKKSDVFPLFTNRFSYLRQYSPSFLENISFNIEIGAKKSLLEGIELLKELNSTKKYKIPNDTELDFMPSKLKPFIKYNGQIDRRGYECALLTVLRDEIKRGNIWIEHSKRFVRLDDFFISDDEWKLKRREFFINARFPENKGDVAEYLKQRLNQSYDKFLKFLPTNIYVKMKKDGWSFSKDVAEKLEPEEEEKLEALKTWLSSKMRTIKLPDLLIEVDNELRYSRYFISSTKVNKRLVEDVCTVISAIMAYGCNIGPHAMAQLTNSISYDKIKNVSDWYFYEENFKSSLADVVNAIAKLETTQVWGEGKTSSSDGQRFLFPQKVLKRTYSHRLGDFALEFYSFIADNYAPFYTVPIECTERDAAYVLDGLLYHESDLDIEEHYVDSHGYTELNFAAFAMLGKKFCPRIKGLHHQLLYKIDKDKDYGPLNPIVGQNNQTIHLDWICDQWDRMGQFYSSLQSGHTTASVALKRLVSYSAKNDFYKANRELGRIFKTEFILDYLSDPLLRRRIQRGLLMGEQLHYLARCVHYGKQGKIKSWDFYKQMNSASCLLLILACIVYWQIKEIERVFIEYNPENEGIDISQLTHISPIGWDNIILYGQYIINRELVH encoded by the coding sequence GTGGCTCTCAGGAAAAAAAGTGATGTATTCCCTCTGTTTACAAATCGTTTCAGTTATTTACGTCAGTATTCTCCAAGTTTCTTAGAAAATATTTCTTTTAATATTGAAATAGGTGCTAAAAAATCATTACTCGAAGGGATTGAATTATTAAAAGAATTAAATTCCACAAAAAAATATAAAATTCCTAATGATACAGAACTTGATTTTATGCCATCTAAGCTTAAACCATTTATTAAATATAATGGTCAAATTGACCGTAGAGGTTATGAATGTGCATTACTTACAGTTTTAAGAGATGAAATTAAACGTGGTAATATCTGGATAGAACATAGTAAAAGATTTGTGAGACTTGATGATTTTTTTATTTCTGATGATGAATGGAAATTAAAAAGAAGAGAATTCTTCATAAATGCAAGGTTTCCAGAAAATAAAGGAGATGTTGCAGAATATCTCAAACAAAGATTAAATCAGTCCTATGATAAATTTTTAAAATTTTTACCAACAAATATCTATGTCAAAATGAAAAAAGACGGATGGAGTTTTAGTAAAGATGTTGCAGAAAAATTAGAACCAGAAGAGGAAGAAAAACTTGAAGCCCTTAAAACCTGGTTAAGTAGTAAAATGAGGACTATAAAATTACCGGATTTATTAATTGAAGTTGATAATGAACTCCGTTATAGCAGATATTTTATTTCATCTACAAAAGTAAATAAACGGTTAGTTGAAGATGTTTGTACAGTTATTTCAGCAATTATGGCCTATGGATGTAATATTGGGCCTCATGCTATGGCACAATTAACTAATAGTATTTCATATGATAAAATTAAAAATGTTTCAGATTGGTATTTCTATGAAGAAAACTTTAAATCATCACTGGCAGATGTAGTTAATGCTATAGCTAAATTAGAAACTACACAGGTATGGGGAGAAGGGAAAACATCCAGCAGTGATGGACAACGTTTCTTATTCCCACAGAAAGTTCTTAAACGGACTTATAGTCACAGATTAGGTGATTTTGCACTTGAATTCTATTCTTTTATTGCAGATAATTATGCTCCATTTTATACTGTACCTATAGAATGTACAGAACGTGATGCTGCTTATGTTTTAGATGGACTACTTTATCATGAGTCTGATCTTGACATTGAAGAACATTATGTAGATAGTCATGGCTATACTGAATTAAATTTTGCAGCTTTTGCCATGCTTGGTAAAAAATTCTGCCCAAGAATAAAGGGACTTCACCACCAACTACTATATAAAATTGATAAAGATAAAGACTATGGTCCATTAAATCCTATAGTAGGACAAAATAATCAAACTATCCATCTGGATTGGATATGTGATCAATGGGATCGTATGGGCCAATTCTATTCTTCTCTGCAAAGTGGTCATACAACTGCTTCTGTAGCTCTCAAACGTTTGGTATCTTATAGTGCAAAAAATGATTTCTATAAAGCTAATCGTGAATTGGGAAGAATTTTTAAGACGGAATTTATTCTTGATTATCTTTCAGATCCATTGCTTAGAAGAAGAATACAAAGAGGTCTCTTAATGGGGGAACAGCTTCATTACCTGGCTCGATGTGTTCACTATGGAAAACAAGGTAAAATTAAATCCTGGGACTTTTACAAACAAATGAATTCTGCCAGTTGTTTATTACTCATTCTTGCCTGTATTGTTTACTGGCAAATTAAGGAGATAGAAAGAGTTTTTATTGAATATAATCCTGAAAATGAAGGTATTGACATCTCACAGTTAACACATATAAGCCCTATTGGATGGGATAATATCATATTATATGGACAATATATAATTAATAGAGAACTCGTTCATTAA